The Deefgea tanakiae DNA segment TGCTAAACCATTGGTTTTGGTCGTTGATGATGATGAATTCATGCTCGATTTTATTTATGAAGCGCTCAGTGAAACATGCCAAGTCATCACCGCAGAATCAGGCAGTATTGCGCTAGAGCTATTGCGCAACAAGGGTCCTGCACTGATACTTACGGATATTCAAATGCCAGAAATGGATGGCTATGAATTATGTCGGCAAATCAAAGATGATTTTGATATTAACGACACGCCGGTTCTGTTTTTATCAGCACTCGATGGCATCGAAGATCGCTTGCGCGGTTTTGAAGTCGGCGGTGAAGATTTCGTTCTCAAACCCATCAATCCCAAAGTGCTTGAAGCCAAAGTCGCGAATGTACTCAAACTAATTAGCGAACGCGCTCAGCTTAAATCACAAGCTCAATACGCTACGAACACTGCCATGCTGGCGATGACCAGCATGAGCGAAACTGGCTTGATGCTCGAAGGGATCAAGTTTTTCAATCAAAGCAAAACACCACTTGAGCTGGCCAATGCCGCACTAAAAGCCTTAGCCATGTTTGAGGTGGAAAGCGTTGTTGAGTTTTTATTACCTGCAGGGCAAACACTCGCGCTCAATGCTCGCGGGCCAGCGACCGAACTTGAAATCTCGGTCGTGCAGCATATGGCCAAAATGGATCGAATTACGCAATTTAAAACCCGCATGTCGATCACCTACCCGCACGTGCGTTGCTTAATTTCCAATATGCCGGTTGATGATCCAGATCGCTGTGGTCGCTTACGTGATCACCTAGCCATGTTGATTGAAGCCGTAGAAACTCGACTTGAAGCGATCAATACCTCTAACCAATCGTCGCAACGAGGCAGCGCGATCGATAGCACCATTAAAAACCTCACCACCACCTTGGCCAATATCGATGAAATGCAACGCACCGGCCGTGCCTCGGCATCGATTATTTTAAACAATGTCATGATGAAGGTGGAGCTGGCATTGGTCGGTTTAGAACTGACCGAGCGACAAGAAACCGCGCTGATGACCATCATCCAAGATGGCCTAGAGGATGTATCGAGCACGCTTCTGGCTGAAGCGCACTTCCAAGATCAGCTCAGTACTGCGATTAAGGATTTGCAAAGAACACTGGATCTAAATTAAATTTTGTAGATTGGAATCTACAGGCATCTGTGATGCTTCAATGTGATCAATCGATAAGTTTCAATAACTATTACCCCATTTAGGGTGCGATTTTGGTACATTGTTGAAATAATAAGGAAGAGACAACATGTATCAAAAAATCCTCGGTCCCCTACTTTGGGGCTTTGTGGCTTGTGCTTGGGCGCAAGAACCAAAATTACTAATCAATGAATCCTTCGATGCCGCGCCAGCACTGCCTAAGGACTGGAATTTTCAAACTTGGCAACCCAATATTTCGAGTGCCGACATCCATGTCGATGCTGGAAACAACAGCCTGCATCTAAAAAGTAGCCAAGCCAATCACGCTTATTTAAGTAAAGCCATCCCTGTTTTGGCAAATCATCATTATTTACTTGAAGCCAAAGTCAAAGCCCGTGGCGCAAATCCAAATGCATTAGCAGCCGTGATTGGCATTGAAGGCAATGCCGACGCCAGCGAAACCGTTCTAAGCGATGAGCAATGGCAAATGCGGCAAGTCTATCTGGATACAGGCGACGCAACTTCAGTCACCGTATTGCTGGGTTTAGGGCATTTTGCCAATAATAACCAAGGTGAAGCTTGGTTTGATGATGTTTCCATGACCATGGTCGACATTATTCCGACCGGCAGCAAAGTACTTAAATTGAGCCCATCTGTGCCAGTAGCTGCACCGCCAATATCAGCACCGTCTGCATCGCCGTGGCTCAAGCTTGCTTTAGGCTTGCTTTTACTGATAGTGCTATCTGTAGCGCTGGCTTGGCGACTTAAACGCGCTGATGCTGATGCAATCAATCCCCAAGCGTAACTGACCGATGCGAGATCAGAAACAACATATTGCCATCGTCGATGGTTTGCGCGGCTACGCCATTTTGCTGGTGATGCTATTTCACTTTTGGCAAATTTCTTGGTGGGTCATTCCCGTTCCATTCAGCGATGGACGTTTAAGCTTAGAGTTTATTCAAGTTGCTGGCGGACTAGGCGTTGAGCTATTTTTCTTTCTCAGTGCGTTTTGCCTCTGTTATCCGCACGCGAAAACCATGATCGAGAATACGAGCTTACCTAGTTTGACGCACTACACTTACCGCCGTGCGATCAAAATTCTGCCCTCATATTTTTTAGCCATCTTATTAATCTTGCTACTACTACCGGATCTCTATCCGACGAGTGCCGAGCGCGGCTACTGGACAGATATCCTGATGCACTTGGGATTTATTCATAATCTATTTCCCGATACGCAATACACCATCAATGGCGTATTTTGGTCACTCGGCGTAGAGATTCAGTTTTATGTGCTATTTCCGGTGTTGGCATGGCTGTTTCGCCGCCGACCTTGGCTGGCCTTTGCTTTACTCTGTGCAGCGGCAATCAGTTACCGGATGTGGACACGCATGCTACCCATGGACGAGTTTATTCATTGGAATAATCAACTCCCTGGTTTTCTAGATTTATTTGCTGCTGGCATGCTGAGCGCTTACTTGCTGGTATTACTGCGCCAAGCGC contains these protein-coding regions:
- a CDS encoding response regulator, coding for MNDFAKPLVLVVDDDEFMLDFIYEALSETCQVITAESGSIALELLRNKGPALILTDIQMPEMDGYELCRQIKDDFDINDTPVLFLSALDGIEDRLRGFEVGGEDFVLKPINPKVLEAKVANVLKLISERAQLKSQAQYATNTAMLAMTSMSETGLMLEGIKFFNQSKTPLELANAALKALAMFEVESVVEFLLPAGQTLALNARGPATELEISVVQHMAKMDRITQFKTRMSITYPHVRCLISNMPVDDPDRCGRLRDHLAMLIEAVETRLEAINTSNQSSQRGSAIDSTIKNLTTTLANIDEMQRTGRASASIILNNVMMKVELALVGLELTERQETALMTIIQDGLEDVSSTLLAEAHFQDQLSTAIKDLQRTLDLN
- a CDS encoding acyltransferase family protein; the encoded protein is MRDQKQHIAIVDGLRGYAILLVMLFHFWQISWWVIPVPFSDGRLSLEFIQVAGGLGVELFFFLSAFCLCYPHAKTMIENTSLPSLTHYTYRRAIKILPSYFLAILLILLLLPDLYPTSAERGYWTDILMHLGFIHNLFPDTQYTINGVFWSLGVEIQFYVLFPVLAWLFRRRPWLAFALLCAAAISYRMWTRMLPMDEFIHWNNQLPGFLDLFAAGMLSAYLLVLLRQAPLGRLKIGINLIAALSIVCVLLLFDSLNQHRGAPNGYPIWQSYYRPALALILITLTVASSFAHPLFRKLLANRALIFLSLISYNLYLWHQIIARVLKEHGWLAASTPNPTDDPTWRWSMFLASFVLSILIATIITYGFERPLLHYGVKGCWQRIKQRAKGMLAQINPIKA